A window of Streptomyces sp. SAI-127 contains these coding sequences:
- a CDS encoding tyrosinase family protein: MAYTRRDVSTLTAAEKRRFVQAMLELKRRGEYDEFVRMHIEFYVSDGEDGLRTAHMSPSFLPWHRRFLLELERALRRVDSSVTVPYWDWTRDRTSSAAPWTDDLLGGTGRLPDRQVTTGPFAYASGNWTLKERITDEEYLTRDLGRSGDPIELPTRSDLEWALRDPVYDTSPWDSTSTGGFRNKLEGWGSGQGATAWRNHNRVHRWVGGVMVSGASVNDPVFWMHHAFVDLCWSRWQLRHRDHRYLPARPPGPGSGQRGRVVARHEKLPPWDVTPDELEDHGRIYRYA, encoded by the coding sequence ATGGCGTACACGCGTAGGGACGTCAGCACGCTGACCGCGGCCGAGAAGCGGCGGTTCGTGCAGGCGATGCTGGAGCTGAAACGACGCGGCGAGTACGACGAGTTCGTACGGATGCACATCGAGTTCTACGTCTCGGACGGTGAGGACGGACTGCGTACGGCGCACATGTCGCCCTCCTTCCTGCCCTGGCACCGCCGCTTCCTGCTGGAGCTGGAACGGGCCCTGCGCCGCGTCGACTCCTCGGTGACCGTGCCGTACTGGGACTGGACCCGCGACCGCACGTCGAGCGCGGCGCCCTGGACGGACGATCTGCTCGGCGGCACCGGCCGGCTCCCGGACCGTCAGGTGACGACGGGACCCTTCGCCTACGCGAGTGGCAACTGGACGCTCAAGGAACGCATCACCGACGAGGAGTACCTCACCCGGGACCTCGGGCGGTCCGGCGATCCGATCGAGCTGCCGACGCGGAGCGACCTCGAGTGGGCCCTGCGGGACCCCGTCTACGACACCTCGCCCTGGGACTCGACGTCCACCGGGGGGTTCCGCAACAAGCTGGAGGGGTGGGGGAGCGGCCAGGGCGCGACCGCCTGGCGCAACCACAACCGGGTGCACCGCTGGGTCGGCGGGGTGATGGTGAGCGGTGCCTCCGTCAACGACCCGGTGTTCTGGATGCACCACGCCTTCGTCGACCTGTGCTGGTCGCGCTGGCAGCTCCGGCACCGCGACCACCGCTATCTGCCCGCGAGACCGCCCGGCCCGGGCAGCGGCCAGCGCGGCCGCGTCGTCGCCCGTCACGAGAAGCTCCCGCCGTGGGACGTGACCCCGGACGAGTTGGAGGACCACGGCAGGATCTACCGGTACGCGTAG
- a CDS encoding glycosyltransferase family 4 protein: MHQSVPDPRPRVLHLTQPVDGGVARVVTDLARAQLAAGLHVTVACPDGPLAPALRGLGADVRHWHATRSPGPALVHEVRRLGQVIADVRPDLVHAHSAKAGLVGRLAVRGRIPTVFQPHAWSFEAVGGMTAALALRWERWAARWASQVVCVSAAERATGVRAGIGGRWTVVPNGIRPERFHPAPVDTVRSGVLPDVDPAAPLVVCVGRLCRQKGQDILLDAWDSVSRRVPDARLVLVGDGPDQERLRSRAPRSVLFAGAVTDTAPWYQAADLVVLPSLWEGMALAPLEAMSCGRPVVLTDVDGARESLPPALVPRCLVPPGDPTPLAEAVTTLLLDPLLREALGHQGRRHVLSTHDVRLTAEAVAAVYRDVLGGPAAAYAVPTEYREFIHS; encoded by the coding sequence ATGCACCAGTCAGTCCCCGATCCCCGGCCGCGAGTCCTGCATCTGACCCAGCCCGTGGACGGCGGGGTCGCCCGTGTGGTGACGGACCTGGCCCGAGCCCAGCTCGCGGCCGGTCTGCACGTGACGGTCGCCTGCCCGGACGGCCCCCTCGCCCCCGCCCTGCGCGGGCTCGGCGCCGACGTACGGCACTGGCACGCCACCCGCTCGCCGGGTCCGGCCCTCGTGCACGAGGTACGGCGGCTCGGTCAGGTGATCGCGGACGTGCGGCCCGACCTGGTGCACGCGCACAGCGCGAAGGCGGGCCTGGTCGGCCGGCTCGCGGTACGCGGGCGGATCCCGACCGTGTTCCAGCCGCACGCCTGGTCTTTCGAGGCGGTCGGCGGGATGACGGCGGCGCTCGCGCTGCGGTGGGAGCGGTGGGCGGCGCGTTGGGCGTCCCAAGTGGTGTGTGTGAGCGCGGCGGAGCGCGCGACCGGCGTGCGCGCCGGCATCGGCGGGCGGTGGACGGTGGTCCCCAACGGCATCCGGCCCGAACGTTTCCACCCCGCCCCCGTCGACACCGTACGGTCCGGTGTCCTTCCCGATGTCGATCCGGCGGCGCCTCTCGTGGTGTGCGTGGGGCGGCTGTGCCGGCAGAAGGGGCAGGACATCCTGCTGGACGCCTGGGACAGCGTGTCGCGGCGGGTGCCGGACGCCCGGCTCGTGCTCGTCGGTGACGGGCCCGACCAGGAACGGCTGCGCTCCCGCGCACCGCGGTCCGTGCTGTTCGCCGGGGCAGTCACCGACACCGCGCCCTGGTACCAGGCCGCCGACCTGGTCGTGCTGCCCTCGCTCTGGGAGGGCATGGCGCTCGCCCCGCTGGAGGCGATGTCCTGCGGACGGCCCGTGGTGCTGACCGATGTGGACGGTGCCCGGGAGAGCCTGCCGCCCGCGCTCGTCCCCCGCTGCCTGGTGCCGCCGGGTGATCCGACGCCGCTCGCCGAGGCGGTCACCACGCTGCTGCTCGACCCGTTGCTGCGCGAGGCGCTCGGCCACCAGGGGCGCCGCCACGTCCTGTCCACGCACGACGTACGGCTCACCGCCGAGGCGGTGGCGGCCGTGTACCGCGACGTGCTCGGCGGCCCGGCCGCCGCATACGCCGTGCCCACCGAGTACAGGGAGTTCATCCACTCGTGA
- a CDS encoding chaplin — protein MSRIAKGLALTTVAAAAVAGTAGIAAADSGAQGVAAHSPGVLSGNVIQVPIHVPINVCGNTVNGIAALNPAFGNECEND, from the coding sequence ATGTCGCGTATCGCGAAGGGCCTGGCCCTGACCACCGTTGCGGCCGCCGCCGTTGCGGGCACCGCGGGCATCGCCGCCGCCGACAGCGGCGCGCAGGGCGTTGCCGCCCACTCCCCGGGCGTGCTGTCGGGCAACGTCATCCAGGTCCCGATCCACGTTCCGATCAACGTTTGCGGCAACACCGTCAACGGCATCGCTGCGCTGAACCCCGCGTTCGGCAATGAGTGCGAGAACGACTGA
- a CDS encoding single-stranded DNA-binding protein — MNETMICAVGNVATQPVYRELATGASVRFRLAATARYLDREKNEWTDGHTNFFTVWANRQLATNVSGSINVGDPVVVHGRLKVRSEGREGQPAWTSADIDAVAIGHDLARGTSAFRRTQRPENAVAGSSAQPEPAWETPPGETADRQEAVAVT; from the coding sequence ATGAACGAGACGATGATCTGCGCGGTGGGCAACGTGGCGACACAGCCGGTGTACCGGGAGTTGGCCACGGGCGCGTCGGTGCGGTTCCGGCTGGCGGCGACCGCGCGCTATCTGGACCGCGAGAAGAACGAATGGACGGACGGGCACACCAACTTCTTCACGGTGTGGGCCAATCGCCAGCTCGCCACGAACGTGTCGGGGTCGATCAACGTGGGTGATCCGGTGGTCGTCCACGGCAGGTTGAAGGTGCGCTCGGAAGGGCGCGAGGGGCAGCCGGCCTGGACCTCGGCCGACATCGACGCGGTGGCGATCGGCCACGACCTCGCGCGCGGCACCTCGGCCTTCCGACGCACACAGCGGCCGGAGAACGCCGTTGCGGGTTCGTCCGCGCAGCCCGAGCCGGCCTGGGAGACGCCGCCGGGTGAGACCGCGGACCGGCAGGAGGCCGTCGCGGTGACGTGA
- a CDS encoding YfjP family GTPase, producing the protein MTAVTDQDHTEQAGNAVPGESGDEERDGERPVEEALPEAEGDVEPESEDEHARVEAVSGPESGPERDEEGNVSEDPGRAHADGHARAGARRGRRDAGSGSPEPVGAAAPADEDSADPWDDGLIARRVTAETEQAAVMEARGHNAPPAAPLTYDGPLRSRLDALRELVGLSRARLDSRTLAEAGQVLDEAAARRRLSGQHTVVAIAGATGSGKSQLFNSLAGVAISETGVRRPTTAAPIACSWSDGSASLIERLGIPPRLRRRPLQSAESEAQLRGLVLVDLPDHDSAAVQHREHVDRILALVDAVIWVVDPEKYADAILHERYLRPMAGHAEVMFVVLNQIDRLPGEAAEQVLDDLRRLLDEDGIALGEYGEPGAKVLAVSALTGDGVGELREMLGHFVTERGAPARRIAADVDAAAWRLRPVYATGRRTGLSEEARDDFAARLADAVGATAAGEAAERAWLRNANRACGTPWLRLWRWFDDRREPSTGRLPVRAQPDEEATARQRVEQAVRTLADRASAGLPAPWAQAVREAAVRGSQGLPEALDQLTARAGLPPGRPPRPGWWPVAVLAQASMTLLQIVGGLWLVGQIVGVMAPNLGVPVLLMVAGIIGGPIVEWSCRMAARGPARRYGVEAERRLREAASGCGRARVLDPVAAELLRYREVREQYGRVVGVG; encoded by the coding sequence ATGACCGCCGTCACGGATCAGGACCACACGGAGCAGGCGGGGAACGCCGTACCGGGGGAATCGGGGGACGAGGAGAGAGACGGGGAGAGGCCGGTCGAGGAGGCCTTGCCCGAGGCCGAAGGCGACGTGGAACCGGAGAGCGAGGACGAGCACGCGCGCGTGGAGGCGGTGTCGGGGCCGGAGAGCGGTCCTGAGCGGGACGAGGAGGGGAATGTGAGCGAGGATCCGGGTCGCGCGCACGCCGACGGTCACGCGCGTGCGGGGGCGAGGCGCGGGCGCAGGGACGCCGGTAGCGGCTCCCCGGAGCCGGTCGGCGCCGCCGCCCCCGCTGACGAGGACTCCGCGGACCCCTGGGACGACGGGCTCATCGCGCGCCGGGTCACCGCCGAGACCGAGCAGGCCGCCGTCATGGAGGCCCGTGGGCACAACGCACCGCCCGCCGCCCCGCTCACGTACGACGGCCCCCTGCGATCCCGTCTGGACGCGCTGCGGGAACTGGTCGGGCTCTCGCGGGCCCGGCTCGACAGCCGGACGCTCGCCGAGGCCGGCCAGGTCCTGGACGAGGCGGCCGCCCGGCGCAGGCTCTCCGGGCAGCACACCGTCGTCGCCATCGCCGGCGCGACGGGCAGCGGCAAGTCGCAGCTGTTCAACTCGCTCGCAGGAGTGGCCATCTCGGAGACCGGCGTACGCCGGCCCACCACGGCCGCGCCGATCGCGTGCAGTTGGAGCGACGGTTCGGCGAGTCTCATCGAACGGCTCGGCATCCCGCCCCGGCTGCGGCGGCGCCCGCTGCAGAGCGCCGAGTCGGAGGCCCAATTGCGCGGGCTCGTCCTGGTCGACCTGCCCGACCACGACTCGGCCGCGGTCCAGCACCGCGAGCACGTGGACCGGATCCTGGCACTCGTCGACGCCGTCATCTGGGTCGTCGACCCCGAGAAGTACGCCGACGCGATCCTGCACGAGCGCTATCTGCGGCCCATGGCGGGCCACGCGGAGGTCATGTTCGTCGTCCTCAACCAGATCGACCGGCTGCCCGGGGAGGCCGCAGAGCAGGTCCTCGACGATCTGCGGCGGCTGCTGGACGAGGACGGGATCGCCCTCGGGGAGTACGGCGAACCGGGTGCCAAGGTGCTCGCCGTGTCGGCGCTCACCGGGGACGGTGTCGGTGAACTGCGGGAGATGCTCGGCCACTTCGTGACGGAGCGCGGGGCTCCCGCGCGGCGGATCGCGGCCGACGTCGACGCGGCGGCGTGGCGGCTGCGGCCCGTCTACGCGACGGGCCGGCGCACCGGGCTGAGCGAGGAGGCGCGCGACGACTTCGCCGCCCGGCTCGCGGACGCGGTCGGTGCCACCGCGGCGGGCGAGGCGGCCGAACGCGCCTGGCTGCGCAACGCCAACCGTGCGTGCGGTACGCCCTGGTTGCGGCTGTGGCGCTGGTTCGACGACCGGCGCGAACCTTCCACGGGACGGCTGCCGGTGCGTGCCCAGCCCGACGAGGAGGCGACCGCGCGCCAGCGTGTGGAGCAGGCCGTACGGACGCTCGCCGACCGGGCCTCGGCGGGGCTGCCCGCGCCGTGGGCGCAGGCGGTGCGCGAGGCGGCCGTACGCGGCTCCCAGGGACTGCCCGAGGCGCTGGACCAGCTGACGGCCCGAGCCGGGCTGCCACCGGGCCGTCCGCCGCGTCCGGGCTGGTGGCCGGTGGCCGTACTGGCGCAGGCATCCATGACGCTCCTTCAAATCGTCGGCGGGCTCTGGCTGGTGGGCCAGATCGTCGGGGTCATGGCGCCGAACCTGGGAGTCCCGGTGCTGCTGATGGTGGCCGGCATCATCGGCGGCCCGATCGTCGAGTGGAGCTGCCGGATGGCGGCGCGGGGGCCCGCGCGGCGGTACGGCGTGGAGGCGGAACGGCGGCTGCGGGAGGCGGCGTCCGGGTGCGGGCGGGCGCGAGTGCTGGATCCGGTGGCGGCGGAGCTGCTGCGCTACCGGGAGGTCCGGGAGCAGTACGGGAGGGTCGTCGGGGTGGGGTGA
- a CDS encoding vitamin K epoxide reductase family protein, translated as MRRAESGGRGFALLLLFTGAAGLLASWVITLDKFKLLQDPDFTPGCSLNPVVSCGSVMESDQAEAFGFPNPMLGLVAYAIVICVGTSLLAGAAFPRWYWLTFDAGCLFGVGFVSWLQFESLYRINALCLWCALAWVATIVLFWYVTSFVVRHAFLPAPGWSRSLFAEFTWVIPLSHVGIVGMLVLTRWWDFWTS; from the coding sequence ATGCGGCGGGCCGAGAGCGGCGGCCGCGGGTTCGCCCTGCTCCTGCTGTTCACGGGCGCGGCGGGGCTGCTGGCCTCCTGGGTCATCACCCTCGACAAGTTCAAGCTGCTGCAGGACCCCGACTTCACCCCGGGGTGCAGCCTGAACCCGGTGGTGTCCTGCGGCAGCGTCATGGAGAGCGACCAGGCCGAGGCCTTCGGCTTCCCCAACCCGATGCTGGGACTGGTGGCGTACGCCATCGTGATCTGCGTCGGCACGAGCCTGCTGGCCGGCGCCGCCTTCCCGCGCTGGTACTGGCTGACCTTCGACGCCGGCTGCCTGTTCGGCGTCGGCTTCGTGTCGTGGCTGCAGTTCGAGTCGCTGTACCGGATCAATGCCCTGTGTCTGTGGTGCGCACTGGCGTGGGTCGCCACGATCGTCCTGTTCTGGTACGTGACCTCGTTCGTCGTCCGCCACGCTTTCCTGCCCGCGCCCGGCTGGTCGCGGTCCCTCTTCGCCGAGTTCACCTGGGTGATCCCGCTGTCGCACGTCGGGATCGTCGGCATGTTGGTCCTGACCCGCTGGTGGGACTTCTGGACGAGCTGA
- a CDS encoding dynamin family protein — MVTLDVRPQLLDALSALRDRVAAARFPLPLPGAPRARANRDELLAQLDDYLVPRLRDPEAPLLAVVGGSTGAGKSTLVNSLVGRRVSEAGVLRPTTRTPVLVCHPEDHHWFSGMRVLPDLTRVWVPQQEAGDELLLPGEDPTRVLRIETADTLPPGLALLDAPDVDSLVADNRVLAAELICAADVWIMVTTAARYADAVPWHLLRTAKEYDATLVTVLDRVPHQVVSEVSRQYGALLTKAGLGDVPRFTVPELPESAWGGGLLPATAVASLRTWLVHQVQDPAARHHAVARTARGVLASLKSRMPELAGAAAAQYAAALRLTTAVEGAYDSEYARVRGRLQAGAVLAGDALKRWRAFPLDCTAAELLDALVESLGALLLCSVTAADERVDEAWRREPAAAAPELTDRDPTPESAEHRIGMAVRRWRRELEEYAEEEIRDLDRGAAPDPETVAALVATVLLGGRRARVAGEGLAERIGAHGALRLRDRGGRLLAEHLDRVVNTERERRLAPLDALDVHPEHQAELIAALSVLQKER, encoded by the coding sequence GTGGTGACCTTGGACGTACGGCCTCAGCTGCTCGACGCACTCTCCGCCCTGCGCGACCGTGTCGCCGCCGCACGCTTTCCGCTGCCCCTGCCCGGGGCCCCACGCGCGCGTGCCAACCGCGACGAACTGCTCGCCCAGCTCGACGACTATCTGGTGCCCCGGTTGAGGGACCCCGAAGCGCCGCTGCTGGCCGTGGTGGGCGGTTCCACCGGCGCCGGCAAGTCGACCCTCGTCAACTCCCTTGTGGGACGGCGGGTGAGCGAGGCGGGCGTGCTGCGGCCGACCACGCGGACACCGGTGCTGGTCTGCCATCCGGAGGATCATCACTGGTTCAGCGGAATGCGCGTACTGCCCGACCTCACGCGCGTGTGGGTGCCTCAACAGGAGGCGGGGGACGAGCTCCTGCTGCCCGGCGAGGACCCCACGCGCGTGCTCCGCATCGAGACCGCCGACACCCTCCCGCCGGGCCTCGCACTCCTGGACGCGCCCGACGTCGACTCCCTGGTCGCCGACAACCGCGTCCTCGCCGCCGAGCTGATCTGCGCGGCCGACGTCTGGATCATGGTGACCACGGCCGCCCGCTACGCCGACGCCGTCCCCTGGCATCTCCTGCGCACCGCCAAGGAGTACGACGCCACGCTCGTGACCGTCCTGGACCGGGTGCCGCACCAGGTCGTCTCCGAGGTCTCGCGCCAGTACGGCGCCCTGCTCACCAAGGCCGGTCTCGGCGATGTGCCACGGTTCACGGTGCCGGAGCTGCCCGAGTCGGCCTGGGGCGGGGGCCTGCTGCCGGCCACCGCCGTGGCGTCCCTGCGGACCTGGCTCGTCCACCAGGTGCAGGACCCCGCGGCCCGGCACCACGCCGTCGCCCGTACGGCCCGCGGTGTGCTTGCCTCCCTCAAGTCCCGGATGCCGGAGCTGGCCGGCGCGGCCGCCGCCCAGTACGCGGCCGCGCTGCGGCTCACCACCGCCGTCGAAGGGGCGTACGACAGCGAGTACGCGCGCGTGCGGGGACGGCTCCAGGCCGGTGCCGTGCTCGCCGGTGACGCCCTCAAGCGCTGGCGGGCCTTCCCCCTGGACTGCACCGCCGCGGAGCTCCTGGACGCCCTGGTGGAGAGCCTGGGCGCCCTCCTGCTGTGCTCGGTGACCGCCGCCGACGAGCGCGTCGACGAGGCCTGGCGGCGCGAACCGGCCGCCGCCGCACCGGAACTGACGGACCGCGATCCGACCCCGGAGAGCGCCGAGCACCGGATCGGGATGGCGGTACGGCGCTGGCGGCGGGAGCTGGAGGAGTACGCCGAGGAGGAGATCCGCGACCTCGACCGCGGGGCCGCGCCCGACCCGGAGACGGTCGCCGCCCTCGTCGCCACCGTGCTGCTCGGCGGACGCCGGGCGCGGGTCGCGGGCGAGGGGCTCGCCGAGCGGATCGGCGCCCACGGAGCCCTGCGGCTGCGCGACCGGGGCGGACGGCTGCTCGCCGAGCATCTCGACCGGGTCGTGAACACCGAACGCGAACGCCGGCTCGCCCCGCTCGACGCACTCGACGTACACCCCGAGCACCAGGCCGAACTCATCGCCGCGCTGTCCGTACTGCAGAAGGAGAGGTGA
- a CDS encoding exopolysaccharide biosynthesis polyprenyl glycosylphosphotransferase has product MTAESTVPSPGAQPRDPGFAPLFVMPSRGTAAGFRFPARRPPSRPASTAPLLAADSVAALLGAVTLAGAEHQVLLVALLVTASMLLRRHSARPVPGILDELPSVCGRIAIAWLAVAALVAAYAPHHALPARTLAAGFVLQSATACAARGAVHWRRRVLRRARPRAALVVGPAATAQRVAAAVLRHPRCGVRPVGIVTEQPDGGGQLPVLTTGEEVERALIQNAVRDVLVVHPSARSAQGPLLRALAESGCAVWEVEPDSPSYASKDQLAGFSCRRLEMGSRWHGGLGKRALDVAVSGTLLLMVSPLLLVCALALRMTGGPGVVFRQERIGKDGRPFTLLKFRTHRPVDEHEAATRWSVANEHRMPWFCRFLRRTSLDELLQLWNVLWGDMSLVGPRPERPYFVAKFSQAHPGYAARHRMQTGITGLSQIHGLRGDTSIEDRARFDNAYIDNWSLWQDVCILLRTAAALVRPTGS; this is encoded by the coding sequence GTGACCGCGGAAAGTACCGTCCCCTCGCCCGGTGCCCAGCCTCGGGATCCCGGTTTCGCGCCCCTGTTCGTCATGCCGTCGCGCGGCACCGCAGCCGGTTTCCGCTTCCCGGCCCGCAGACCCCCGTCCCGGCCCGCCTCCACGGCCCCGCTGCTCGCCGCGGACAGCGTCGCCGCCCTGCTGGGCGCGGTGACACTCGCCGGCGCGGAGCACCAAGTGCTGCTGGTGGCGCTGCTGGTGACCGCGTCGATGCTGCTGCGCCGGCACTCGGCCCGGCCGGTGCCGGGGATCCTCGACGAACTGCCCTCCGTGTGCGGCCGGATCGCGATCGCCTGGCTGGCGGTCGCGGCGCTCGTCGCCGCGTACGCACCCCACCATGCCCTGCCGGCCCGCACCCTCGCCGCGGGCTTCGTGCTCCAGTCGGCGACGGCCTGCGCGGCCCGGGGCGCCGTGCACTGGCGGCGGCGCGTGCTGCGGCGCGCCCGGCCGCGGGCCGCGCTGGTCGTCGGCCCGGCCGCGACCGCGCAGCGGGTGGCCGCCGCCGTACTGCGGCATCCGCGGTGCGGGGTGCGGCCGGTGGGGATCGTGACCGAACAGCCGGACGGCGGGGGCCAGTTGCCGGTGCTGACGACCGGCGAGGAGGTCGAGCGAGCCCTCATCCAGAACGCTGTGCGGGACGTCCTGGTCGTCCATCCCTCCGCACGCTCGGCCCAGGGGCCGCTGCTGCGGGCGCTCGCCGAGTCGGGCTGCGCGGTGTGGGAGGTGGAGCCGGACTCACCGTCGTACGCCTCGAAGGACCAGCTCGCCGGGTTCTCCTGTCGTCGGCTGGAGATGGGCTCGCGGTGGCACGGCGGTCTCGGCAAGCGGGCGCTGGACGTGGCCGTCTCCGGGACGCTGTTGCTGATGGTCAGCCCGCTGCTGCTGGTGTGCGCGCTCGCGCTGCGAATGACCGGCGGGCCGGGCGTGGTGTTCCGGCAGGAGCGCATCGGCAAGGACGGCCGGCCCTTCACCCTGCTGAAGTTCCGCACCCACCGCCCGGTCGACGAGCACGAGGCGGCGACCCGCTGGAGTGTGGCGAACGAACACCGCATGCCGTGGTTCTGCCGCTTCCTGCGCCGCACCTCACTGGACGAGCTGCTCCAGCTGTGGAACGTCCTGTGGGGCGACATGAGCCTGGTCGGACCGCGCCCCGAACGCCCGTACTTCGTCGCCAAGTTCAGCCAGGCCCACCCGGGTTACGCGGCCCGCCACCGCATGCAGACCGGCATCACCGGCCTCTCCCAGATCCACGGTCTGCGCGGGGACACCTCCATCGAGGACCGGGCCCGTTTCGACAACGCCTACATCGACAACTGGTCGCTGTGGCAGGACGTCTGCATCCTGCTGCGCACCGCGGCCGCGCTCGTGCGCCCGACGGGGAGCTGA
- a CDS encoding D-2-hydroxyacid dehydrogenase family protein — translation MRLRCAVLDDFQNVAAEVADWSPLAGEVDVVTFDTHFPDEDALAAALADVDIVVTLRERVAFPGSLITRLPRLKLIVASGMRNTVIDYTAAEAHGVTVCGTASSSTPPVELTWALLLGLARGIVEESGALRDNGPWQQTVGADLHGRRLGLLGLGKIGSRVARVGLAFGMQVSAWSQNLTKERADEAGVDLAPSLGDLLATSDFVSVHLALGDRTRGLLGPAELALLKSTAYLINTSRAAIVDQDALLAALHEGRIAGAGVDVFDTEPLPADHPIRTAPRLLATPHLGYVSRANYTTYYGEAIEDIRAFLSGSPVRRLP, via the coding sequence GTGCGGCTGCGCTGTGCTGTGCTGGACGACTTTCAGAACGTGGCGGCCGAGGTCGCCGACTGGTCGCCGCTGGCCGGCGAGGTCGACGTCGTCACCTTCGACACCCACTTCCCCGACGAGGACGCGCTCGCCGCGGCCCTCGCCGACGTCGACATCGTGGTCACCCTGCGCGAACGCGTGGCTTTCCCCGGCTCGTTGATCACCCGCCTGCCCCGGCTGAAGCTGATCGTCGCCTCCGGCATGCGCAACACCGTCATCGACTACACCGCCGCCGAGGCACACGGCGTCACCGTGTGCGGTACGGCGAGCTCCTCCACCCCACCCGTCGAGCTGACCTGGGCGCTGTTGCTCGGCCTCGCCCGGGGGATCGTCGAGGAGAGCGGGGCCCTGCGCGACAACGGCCCCTGGCAGCAGACGGTCGGCGCCGATCTGCACGGCCGTCGGCTCGGGCTGCTCGGCCTCGGGAAGATCGGCAGCCGGGTGGCGCGCGTGGGCCTCGCCTTCGGTATGCAGGTCAGCGCCTGGAGCCAGAACCTCACCAAGGAGCGCGCCGACGAGGCGGGCGTCGATCTGGCCCCCTCCCTGGGCGACCTCCTCGCCACTAGCGACTTCGTCTCCGTCCACCTGGCCCTCGGCGACCGCACCCGCGGCCTGCTCGGCCCGGCCGAACTCGCCCTCCTCAAGTCGACCGCCTACCTGATCAACACCTCGCGCGCCGCCATCGTCGACCAGGACGCCCTCCTCGCCGCCCTGCACGAGGGCCGCATCGCCGGCGCGGGCGTCGACGTCTTCGACACCGAGCCCCTGCCCGCCGACCACCCGATACGCACGGCCCCCCGCCTGCTCGCCACACCCCACCTCGGTTACGTCTCCCGCGCCAACTACACGACGTACTACGGCGAGGCGATCGAGGACATCCGGGCCTTCCTCTCGGGCTCTCCGGTGCGGCGACTGCCCTGA
- a CDS encoding DUF5949 family protein, translating to MTKTSSEARPLRTADLGTLMITAWSGEAPDGHDMAYLLACSLGNAPDGPEAATAAVERLLNDNGLPVGGGLVDGNVRLSLPVTLLVVAGHAVVTMPHLNTKCPVPPQWLAAVAKRGYAYFVFTTRPWPEASRQSVTPDGLAAFAGAEETLKAAAHIVLPARSLRS from the coding sequence GTGACCAAAACCTCCAGCGAAGCCCGCCCTCTGCGCACCGCTGATCTCGGCACTCTCATGATCACGGCTTGGAGCGGCGAGGCTCCCGACGGCCACGACATGGCCTACCTCCTCGCGTGTTCCCTCGGAAACGCCCCCGACGGCCCCGAGGCCGCGACCGCCGCCGTCGAGAGGCTGCTGAACGACAACGGCCTGCCCGTCGGCGGTGGCCTGGTCGACGGCAACGTCAGGCTGAGCCTGCCGGTCACCCTGCTCGTGGTGGCCGGGCACGCCGTCGTCACCATGCCGCATCTGAACACCAAGTGCCCGGTACCGCCGCAATGGCTCGCGGCGGTCGCCAAGCGCGGTTACGCCTACTTCGTGTTCACCACCCGCCCCTGGCCCGAGGCCTCGCGCCAGTCCGTCACTCCGGACGGACTGGCCGCGTTCGCGGGTGCCGAAGAGACGCTGAAGGCCGCCGCCCACATCGTCCTGCCGGCGCGCAGCCTGCGCTCCTGA
- a CDS encoding tyrosinase cofactor: protein MVMSVGRTPVGADPSLASPERGTPARRSRRDLLLGLFGPAAVAVALTPVVIASREQRAAERAAHLAFDETYRGRLIRGIRSSAAAAGGALAAGQWHVTVDGRPLHLMRRADGTWLSMVDHYRSYATPLDAARAAVDQLGPGRQLRETWNDGADMGGHNGVHA, encoded by the coding sequence ATGGTCATGAGCGTCGGCCGAACACCGGTGGGCGCCGATCCCTCCCTGGCGAGCCCGGAGAGAGGTACCCCCGCCCGCCGGAGCAGGCGGGACCTGCTGCTCGGGCTCTTCGGCCCGGCCGCCGTAGCGGTGGCGCTCACGCCGGTCGTCATCGCCTCGCGGGAGCAGCGCGCGGCCGAACGAGCCGCCCACCTCGCCTTCGACGAGACGTACCGGGGCCGCCTGATCCGCGGCATCCGCAGCTCCGCGGCCGCCGCCGGCGGTGCTCTCGCTGCCGGGCAGTGGCACGTGACCGTGGACGGACGCCCGCTGCACCTGATGCGCCGCGCCGACGGCACCTGGCTGAGCATGGTCGACCACTACCGGTCGTACGCCACTCCTCTGGACGCCGCCCGGGCGGCCGTCGACCAACTGGGGCCCGGGCGGCAGTTGCGGGAGACCTGGAACGACGGGGCGGACATGGGGGGACACAATGGCGTACACGCGTAG
- a CDS encoding chaplin, with amino-acid sequence MSRIAKAAGVALGTGAVMIGGAGLAMADAGANGAAVHSPGVLSGNVVQVPIHIPINVCGNTVNVVGLLNPAFGNHCENKSGDHKEKKDADKKNGGHKEHRAGGHKNGHGQGYGG; translated from the coding sequence ATGTCTCGCATCGCGAAGGCAGCCGGAGTCGCCCTCGGCACCGGTGCCGTGATGATCGGCGGCGCCGGCCTGGCCATGGCGGACGCGGGCGCCAACGGCGCAGCCGTCCACTCGCCCGGCGTCCTGTCCGGCAACGTCGTCCAGGTGCCGATCCACATCCCGATCAACGTGTGCGGCAACACCGTCAACGTGGTCGGCCTGCTGAACCCGGCGTTCGGCAACCACTGCGAGAACAAGAGTGGCGACCACAAGGAAAAGAAGGACGCCGACAAGAAGAACGGCGGCCACAAGGAGCACCGCGCCGGTGGCCACAAGAACGGCCACGGGCAGGGCTACGGCGGCTGA